One genomic region from Lates calcarifer isolate ASB-BC8 linkage group LG10, TLL_Latcal_v3, whole genome shotgun sequence encodes:
- the hapln3 gene encoding hyaluronan and proteoglycan link protein 3 — protein sequence MLSLLRPLLAVCLYLLLPGAQGRFPGYSNGFHYQDISNGNGNGNGNGEIYFNGIRLHVESPQSSVSATRGSSVTLPCHYHYEPELTTPRRTRVKWSWLPANTVTAPASPEALARETEVMVAMGNRHRSYGSFQGRVRLRRSAPGDMSLVINELQLNDTGRYRCEVIDGLEDESVTVELELRGVVFPYYSQKGRYHFNFFGAQQACQDQDATLATFEQLFAAWEEGLDWCNAGWLADGTVQYPITVPRDGCGGVDLAPGLRSYGQRHRLLHNYDAFCFSASVKGTVYFLMHPTRLNFTEAVQACASDGSQIAKVGQLYAAWRLMGLDRCDAGWLADESVRYPITKARANCGPPEPGVRSFGFPPLYLKFGVYCYRLLF from the exons ATGCTCAGTCTACTGCGCCCCCTACTGGCCGTCTGCTTGTACCTGCTGCTGCCTGGCGCACAGGGCAGGTTCCCCGGGTACAGCAACGGCTTTCACTACCAGGATATCAGCAATGGCAATGGCAACGGCAACGGCAACGGAGAGA tCTATTTCAATGGAATTCGGCTCCATGTGGAATCTCCGCAGTCCTCAGTGTCGGCCACCAGGGGGAGCAGCGTCACCCTCCCCTGTCACTACCACTATGAGCCTGAGCTCACCACCCCGCGCAGGACCCGGGTCAAATGGTCCTGGTTGCCTGCCAACACTGTCACTGCACCTGCTTCCCCCGAAGCCCTTGCCAGGGAGACTGAGGTTATGGTCGCCATGGGCAACCGTCACCGCAGCTACGGCAGCTTCCAGGGCCGCGTGCGCCTGAGACGCTCAGCGCCAGGGGACATGTCTCTGGTGATCAATGAGCTGCAACTCAACGACACAGGAAGATATCGCTGTGAGGTGATTGACGGCCTGGAGGACGAGAGTGTGACGGTGGAGCTGGAGCTGCGAG GCGTGGTGTTCCCCTACTACTCACAGAAAGGACGCTACCATTTTAACTTCTTTGGGGCCCAACAAGCGTGCCAAGATCAGGACGCCACTCTAGCTACATTCGAGCAGCTCTTCGCAGCGTGGGAGGAAGGGTTGGACTGGTGTAATGCCGGCTGGTTGGCTGATGGCACGGTGCAGTATCCAATCACAGTCCCACGCGATGGCTGTGGGGGCGTGGACTTAGCTCCCGGTTTGCGTAGCTACGGGCAACGCCATCGCCTTCTCCACAACTATGATGCTTTCTGCTTCTCCGCCTCTGTCAAAG GGACCGTGTACTTCTTAATGCACCCGACCAGGCTCAACTTCACTGAAGCGGTCCAGGCTTGTGCCAGTGATGGAAGCCAAATTGCTAAAGTGGGCCAGCTGTACGCCGCCTGGAGGCTGATGGGGTTGGACCGCTGTGACGCCGGCTGGTTGGCTGATGAGAGTGTGCGTTATCCTATCACAAAAGCCCGGGCTAACTGCGGCCCACCTGAACCAGGGGTGCGTAGCTTTGGGTTCCCCCCTCTGTACCTAAAGTTTGGTGTCTACTGTTATCGGTTGTTGTTCTGA
- the acanb gene encoding aggrecan core protein isoform X2, which yields MTPLLLLCVSLPLITATISFEDHDDLDGTLRVSIPMEMPLRPLLGGKVVVPCYFQDNTANDPGAPTIAPLSHRIKWSYVTKEKVSTILVASEGKVQVDTEYLDRVTMVNYPLVPTDATMEITELRSKDSGTYRCEVMLGIEDNYDSVDIQVQGIVFHYRAISTRYTLTFEKAKAACIQNSATIATPAQLQAAYDDGYHQCDAGWLSDQTVRYPIHEPRERCYGDKETFPGVRTYGVRDANETYDVYCFAEKMSGRVFYSTSVEKFTFYEAGDQCAKLGARLATTGELYLAWKAGMDVCNAGWLADRSVRYPINIARPQCGGGLLGVRTVYLFPNQTGYPYPDSQYDAICFQAGEDEDVVPARTTPFPDIIRMTPAPGVYPEITPSPGGEEIRGGDVDTLSPLPVPPSVTDTYTRVTPVVREPGLDLIGIDTAMAPTGVVFHYRPITGRYTLTFLEAQQACKSIGAVIASPQQLQAAFEKGLHQCDAGWLRDQTVRYPIVSPRDNCAGNLPHLPGVRSYGLRPASERYDVFCYVERLQGEVFFTSDYDSFSYEEAVQHCQNLNTTLATPGQLYAAWNQGLDKCRPGWLMDRSVRYPITTPRSHCGGGQVGVHIIYAYPNQTGFPDEHSRYDAYCFKAEIPVVHIENETSVNLTIVTEEVINKTITTVDQVAPTVETTVVYNETEISVNITEVFINKTTITKQEVTPTVPVDVSGSGSADHSASGEISGESGVSSTSGDISGSGQDITYSGHIDIFSGDQSASGGPQEAEGGSAVILTSGDQGSASGSGEGIDGRHSGFEVSGSGFISGSGDISGSSGDLIIIMVDGKMVEVSKTHKPDEQLLDKEGIESIELSASGSGILSGSGSGEFSGISFVDHSAIDLSVQPSGEQEVSGYRPFGSGFHSGFPSGFPSGVSGSGSASGDSFQQRGDVIYVTDDEMIEVTMPPLVRHPEQGRGVVEVSGAGSGSGIHHEFSGTLEQSLLLSGSGAPHDKPLIEKLSVTLPPGSTMTYSEYLASLGQSGLGEDEQEGHTVHVVTPDTAYTSPTTAPSVSLATPSVVEKPEVVEASADPCDPNPCGSGSCSVQGELAVCQCPNGFTGEDCSTPVQGCAEGWLEFMGNCYLHFAERYTWSDAEQRCQELNAHLVSISSQEEQQFVNSNGQDYQWIGLNDKDVQNEFRWTDRSPLTFENWRPNQPDNYFNSEEDCVVMIWHEGGQWNDVPCNYHLPFTCKTGPVMCGAPPEVEHARPMGSSRERYPVNSIVRYQCDAGYTQRHLPVIRCMPDGQWGEPQVECTEAGTNSNRLHKRSLRRRSKGFSSQREQRKLL from the exons ATGACCCCCTtgcttctgctgtgtgtgtccttgCCCCTCATAACAGCAACAATATCATTTGAAGATCACGATG ACTTGGATGGCACATTGCGTGTCAGCATCCCTATGGAGATGCCTCTCCGGCCTCTGCTTGGAGGCAAGGTAGTGGTACCGTGTTACTTCCAGGACAACACCGCCAACGACCCCGGAGCCCCGACCATCGCCCCCCTCTCTCATCGCATCAAATGGTCCTATGTCACCAAGGAGAAAGTCTCCACCATCCTAGTGGCGTCAGAGGGGAAAGTTCAGGTGGACACAGAGTATTTGGACAGAGTGACGATGGTCAACTACCCCCTGGTGCCCACTGATGCCACCATGGAGATAACAGAGCTGAGGTCCAAAGATTCTGGCACCTACCGCTGCGAGGTGATGCTCGGCATCGAGGATAACTACGACTCAGTGGACATCCAGGTTCAGG GTATTGTCTTCCACTACCGAGCCATCTCCACCCGCTACACCCTGACGTTTGAGAAGGCCAAGGCAGCCTGTATCCAGAACAGCGCCACCATTGCCACTCCAGCCCAGCTCCAGGCTGCCTACGACGATGGATACCATCAGTGTGATGCCGGTTGGCTCTCTGATCAAACTGTTAG GTACCCCATCCATGAGCCACGGGAGCGTTGCTATGGAGACAAGGAGACCTTCCCAGGCGTGAGAACCTATGGAGTGAGAGACGCCAACGAGACCTACGACGTGTACTGTTTTGCTGAGAAGATGTCAG gcAGAGTCTTCTACTCCACATCTGTAGAGAAGTTTACTTTCTACGAAGCAGGAGATCAGTGTGCCAAACTCGGCGCCCGGCTCGCTACCACCGGAGAACTTTACCTGGCCTGGAAGGCCGGCATGGATGTGTGTAACGCTGGCTGGCTGGCAGACAGGAGCGTGCGTTACCCCATTAACATCGCCAGGCCTCAGTGTGGAGGGGGGCTTCTGGGAGTGAGAACAGTCTACTTGTTCCCCAACCAGACAGGATACCCCTACCCAGACTCTCAGTACGATGCTATCTGCTTCCAAG CtggtgaggatgaagatgttGTACCTGCGAGGACCACCCCTTTCCCAGACATCATCCGCATGACACCAGCTCCCGGGGTGTACCCAGAAATCACTCCCTCACCTGGGGGTGAAGAGATCAGGGGTGGAGACGTGGACACCCTCTCCCCACTGCCCGTCCCACCCAGTGTGACAGACACATACACTAGAGTGACTCCTGTTGTGCGTGAGCCTGGACTCGATCTGATAGGCATCGATACCGCCATGGCGCCCACAG GTGTGGTCTTCCACTACCGACCCATCACTGGTCGGTACACTCTGACCTTTCTGGAGGCTCAGCAGGCCTGCAAGAGTATTGGAGCGGTCATTGCCAGCCCCCAGCAGCTGCAAGCAGCCTTTGAGAAAGGCCTGCATCAATGTGACGCCGGCTGGCTCCGTGACCAGACTGTCAG GTATCCAATCGTGTCACCCAGAGATAACTGTGCAGGTAATCTGCCACACCTTCCAGGAGTCAGGTCTTACGGCCTGAGACCAGCCAGCGAACGTTACGATGTATTTTGTTACGTGGAACGTCTCCAAG GTGAGGTCTTCTTCACCAGTGACTATGACAGCTTTTCCTACGAGGAGGCTGTGCAGCACTGTCAGAACCTGAACACCACCCTGGCCACCCCCGGGCAGCTGTACGCTGCCTGGAACCAGGGACTTGACAAGTGCCGTCCAGGCTGGCTGATGGACCGCAGTGTCCGTTACCCCATCACAACCCCCAGGTCCCACTGTGGAGGCGGCCAGGTGGGGGTTCACATCATCTACGCCTACCCCAACCAGACAGGATTCCCGGATGAGCACTCACGCTATGACGCGTACTGTTTCAAAG cTGAGATTCCAGTTGTTCACATTGAAAATGAAACCAGTGTGAATCTGACAATAGTGACAGAAGAGGTTATCAATAAAACAATCACCACAGTTGATCAAGTTGCTCCCACTG ttgAAACTACTGTAGTCTACAATGAAACTGAAATCAGTGTAAACattactgaagtttttatcaACAAGACGACGatcacaaaacaggaagttactCCCACAG TCCCTGTTGACGTGTCAGGCTCTGGTTCAGCCGATCATTCAGCCAGCGGGGAGATCTCAGGAGAGTCTGGCGTCTCCAGTACCAGTGGTGACATCTCTGGCTCAGGACAGGACATCACCTACAGTGGACACATTGACATCTTCTCCGGAGACCAGTCTGCTTCTGGAGGTCCccaggaggcagagggaggaagtgCTGTCATCCTCACATCTGGAGACCAGGGTAGCGCTTCTGGATCTGGGGAGGGGATTGATGGACGACATTCTGGCTTTGAGGTATCAGGATCAGGTTTTATCAGCGGAAGTGGGGACATCAGTGGTAGCAGTGGAGACTTGATCATCATCATGGTGGACGGAAAGATGGTGGAGGTGTCGAAAACCCACAAACCTGATGAGCAGTTGTTAGACAAGGAAGGCATTGAGTCAATCGAATTAAGTGCATCTGGATCAGGAATTCTGTCAGGGTCAGGTTCTGGTGAGTTTTCTGGCATCTCATTTGTCGACCACAGTGCCATTGACCTGTCAGTTCAGCCATCTGGTGAGCAGGAGGTGTCCGGATATCGTCCTTTTGGATCTGGATTCCACAGTGGCTTCCCCAGTGGTTTTCCATCTGGTGTTTCGGGCAGCGGCTCTGCTTCTGGAGATTCTTTCCAGCAACGTGGCGATGTCATCTATGTAACAGATGATGAGATGATTGAAGTGACCATGCCACCACTGGTACGCCACCCTGAGCAGGGTCggggggtggtggaggtgaGTGGAGCAGGAAGTGGGTCAGGCATCCACCATGAATTCAGTGGCACTTTGGAGCAAAGCTTGCTTCTCTCTGGGAGCGGAGCCCCTCATGATAAACCCCTCATTGAAAAACTTTCTGTCACCCTGCCGCCTGGATCTACCATGACCTACTCAGAGTACTTAGCCAGTCTTGGTCAATCTGGACTTGGGGAGGATGAACAGGAAGGCCACACAGTTCATGTTGTGACTCCCGACACAGCCTACACCAGCCCAACCACAGCACCATCAGTGTCATTAGCAACCCCCTCTGTCGTGGAGAAGCCTGAGGTAGTAGAAG CCTCCGCAGACCCTTGTGATCCGAACCCTTGTGGATCAGGATCCTGTTCTGTGCAGGGAGAGCTCGCTGTATGTCAGTGTCCCAACGGCTTCACTGGTGAAGACTGCTCAACAC CGGTGCAGGGCTGTGCTGAGGGCTGGCTTGAGTTCATGGGCAACTGCTACCTTCACTTTGCGGAGAGATACACCTGGTCTGATGCTGAGCAACGCTGTCAGGAGCTCAATGCTCACCTGGTCAGCATCAGCTCCCAGGAGGAGCAGCAGTTTGTCAACT CCAATGGTCAGGATTACCAGTGGATTGGACTCAATGACAAAGATGTGCAGAATGAGTTCCGCTGGACAGACAGAAGTCCTCTG ACCTTTGAGAACTGGAGGCCCAACCAGCCGGATAACTACTTCAACTCTGAGGAGGATTGTGTGGTGATGATCTGGCATGAGGGCGGACAGTGGAATGATGTGCCCTGCAACTACCACCTTCCCTTCACCTGCAAGACTGGACCAG TCATGTGTGGCGCTCCCCCTGAGGTGGAACATGCCCGACCAatgggcagcagcagagagcgcTACCCTGTCAACTCTATAGTCCGCTACCAGTGTGATGCAGGCTACACACAGCGCCACCTGCCGGTCATACGCTGTATGCCAGACGGACAGTGGGGGGAACCACAGGTGGAATGTACAGAAG CCGGCACCAACAGTAACAGGCTACACAAAAGATCCCTCAGGAGGAGAAGTAAAGGGTTCAGCAGCCAACGGGAACAGAGGAAGTTGCTCTGA
- the acanb gene encoding aggrecan core protein isoform X1 produces MTPLLLLCVSLPLITATISFEDHDDLDGTLRVSIPMEMPLRPLLGGKVVVPCYFQDNTANDPGAPTIAPLSHRIKWSYVTKEKVSTILVASEGKVQVDTEYLDRVTMVNYPLVPTDATMEITELRSKDSGTYRCEVMLGIEDNYDSVDIQVQGIVFHYRAISTRYTLTFEKAKAACIQNSATIATPAQLQAAYDDGYHQCDAGWLSDQTVRYPIHEPRERCYGDKETFPGVRTYGVRDANETYDVYCFAEKMSGRVFYSTSVEKFTFYEAGDQCAKLGARLATTGELYLAWKAGMDVCNAGWLADRSVRYPINIARPQCGGGLLGVRTVYLFPNQTGYPYPDSQYDAICFQAGEDEDVVPARTTPFPDIIRMTPAPGVYPEITPSPGGEEIRGGDVDTLSPLPVPPSVTDTYTRVTPVVREPGLDLIGIDTAMAPTGVVFHYRPITGRYTLTFLEAQQACKSIGAVIASPQQLQAAFEKGLHQCDAGWLRDQTVRYPIVSPRDNCAGNLPHLPGVRSYGLRPASERYDVFCYVERLQGEVFFTSDYDSFSYEEAVQHCQNLNTTLATPGQLYAAWNQGLDKCRPGWLMDRSVRYPITTPRSHCGGGQVGVHIIYAYPNQTGFPDEHSRYDAYCFKAEIPVVHIENETSVNLTIVTEEVINKTITTVDQVAPTVETTVVYNETEISVNITEVFINKTTITKQEVTPTVIPTLPPVPVDVSGSGSADHSASGEISGESGVSSTSGDISGSGQDITYSGHIDIFSGDQSASGGPQEAEGGSAVILTSGDQGSASGSGEGIDGRHSGFEVSGSGFISGSGDISGSSGDLIIIMVDGKMVEVSKTHKPDEQLLDKEGIESIELSASGSGILSGSGSGEFSGISFVDHSAIDLSVQPSGEQEVSGYRPFGSGFHSGFPSGFPSGVSGSGSASGDSFQQRGDVIYVTDDEMIEVTMPPLVRHPEQGRGVVEVSGAGSGSGIHHEFSGTLEQSLLLSGSGAPHDKPLIEKLSVTLPPGSTMTYSEYLASLGQSGLGEDEQEGHTVHVVTPDTAYTSPTTAPSVSLATPSVVEKPEVVEASADPCDPNPCGSGSCSVQGELAVCQCPNGFTGEDCSTPVQGCAEGWLEFMGNCYLHFAERYTWSDAEQRCQELNAHLVSISSQEEQQFVNSNGQDYQWIGLNDKDVQNEFRWTDRSPLTFENWRPNQPDNYFNSEEDCVVMIWHEGGQWNDVPCNYHLPFTCKTGPVMCGAPPEVEHARPMGSSRERYPVNSIVRYQCDAGYTQRHLPVIRCMPDGQWGEPQVECTEAGTNSNRLHKRSLRRRSKGFSSQREQRKLL; encoded by the exons ATGACCCCCTtgcttctgctgtgtgtgtccttgCCCCTCATAACAGCAACAATATCATTTGAAGATCACGATG ACTTGGATGGCACATTGCGTGTCAGCATCCCTATGGAGATGCCTCTCCGGCCTCTGCTTGGAGGCAAGGTAGTGGTACCGTGTTACTTCCAGGACAACACCGCCAACGACCCCGGAGCCCCGACCATCGCCCCCCTCTCTCATCGCATCAAATGGTCCTATGTCACCAAGGAGAAAGTCTCCACCATCCTAGTGGCGTCAGAGGGGAAAGTTCAGGTGGACACAGAGTATTTGGACAGAGTGACGATGGTCAACTACCCCCTGGTGCCCACTGATGCCACCATGGAGATAACAGAGCTGAGGTCCAAAGATTCTGGCACCTACCGCTGCGAGGTGATGCTCGGCATCGAGGATAACTACGACTCAGTGGACATCCAGGTTCAGG GTATTGTCTTCCACTACCGAGCCATCTCCACCCGCTACACCCTGACGTTTGAGAAGGCCAAGGCAGCCTGTATCCAGAACAGCGCCACCATTGCCACTCCAGCCCAGCTCCAGGCTGCCTACGACGATGGATACCATCAGTGTGATGCCGGTTGGCTCTCTGATCAAACTGTTAG GTACCCCATCCATGAGCCACGGGAGCGTTGCTATGGAGACAAGGAGACCTTCCCAGGCGTGAGAACCTATGGAGTGAGAGACGCCAACGAGACCTACGACGTGTACTGTTTTGCTGAGAAGATGTCAG gcAGAGTCTTCTACTCCACATCTGTAGAGAAGTTTACTTTCTACGAAGCAGGAGATCAGTGTGCCAAACTCGGCGCCCGGCTCGCTACCACCGGAGAACTTTACCTGGCCTGGAAGGCCGGCATGGATGTGTGTAACGCTGGCTGGCTGGCAGACAGGAGCGTGCGTTACCCCATTAACATCGCCAGGCCTCAGTGTGGAGGGGGGCTTCTGGGAGTGAGAACAGTCTACTTGTTCCCCAACCAGACAGGATACCCCTACCCAGACTCTCAGTACGATGCTATCTGCTTCCAAG CtggtgaggatgaagatgttGTACCTGCGAGGACCACCCCTTTCCCAGACATCATCCGCATGACACCAGCTCCCGGGGTGTACCCAGAAATCACTCCCTCACCTGGGGGTGAAGAGATCAGGGGTGGAGACGTGGACACCCTCTCCCCACTGCCCGTCCCACCCAGTGTGACAGACACATACACTAGAGTGACTCCTGTTGTGCGTGAGCCTGGACTCGATCTGATAGGCATCGATACCGCCATGGCGCCCACAG GTGTGGTCTTCCACTACCGACCCATCACTGGTCGGTACACTCTGACCTTTCTGGAGGCTCAGCAGGCCTGCAAGAGTATTGGAGCGGTCATTGCCAGCCCCCAGCAGCTGCAAGCAGCCTTTGAGAAAGGCCTGCATCAATGTGACGCCGGCTGGCTCCGTGACCAGACTGTCAG GTATCCAATCGTGTCACCCAGAGATAACTGTGCAGGTAATCTGCCACACCTTCCAGGAGTCAGGTCTTACGGCCTGAGACCAGCCAGCGAACGTTACGATGTATTTTGTTACGTGGAACGTCTCCAAG GTGAGGTCTTCTTCACCAGTGACTATGACAGCTTTTCCTACGAGGAGGCTGTGCAGCACTGTCAGAACCTGAACACCACCCTGGCCACCCCCGGGCAGCTGTACGCTGCCTGGAACCAGGGACTTGACAAGTGCCGTCCAGGCTGGCTGATGGACCGCAGTGTCCGTTACCCCATCACAACCCCCAGGTCCCACTGTGGAGGCGGCCAGGTGGGGGTTCACATCATCTACGCCTACCCCAACCAGACAGGATTCCCGGATGAGCACTCACGCTATGACGCGTACTGTTTCAAAG cTGAGATTCCAGTTGTTCACATTGAAAATGAAACCAGTGTGAATCTGACAATAGTGACAGAAGAGGTTATCAATAAAACAATCACCACAGTTGATCAAGTTGCTCCCACTG ttgAAACTACTGTAGTCTACAATGAAACTGAAATCAGTGTAAACattactgaagtttttatcaACAAGACGACGatcacaaaacaggaagttactCCCACAG TGATACCCACTTTACCCCCAGTCCCTGTTGACGTGTCAGGCTCTGGTTCAGCCGATCATTCAGCCAGCGGGGAGATCTCAGGAGAGTCTGGCGTCTCCAGTACCAGTGGTGACATCTCTGGCTCAGGACAGGACATCACCTACAGTGGACACATTGACATCTTCTCCGGAGACCAGTCTGCTTCTGGAGGTCCccaggaggcagagggaggaagtgCTGTCATCCTCACATCTGGAGACCAGGGTAGCGCTTCTGGATCTGGGGAGGGGATTGATGGACGACATTCTGGCTTTGAGGTATCAGGATCAGGTTTTATCAGCGGAAGTGGGGACATCAGTGGTAGCAGTGGAGACTTGATCATCATCATGGTGGACGGAAAGATGGTGGAGGTGTCGAAAACCCACAAACCTGATGAGCAGTTGTTAGACAAGGAAGGCATTGAGTCAATCGAATTAAGTGCATCTGGATCAGGAATTCTGTCAGGGTCAGGTTCTGGTGAGTTTTCTGGCATCTCATTTGTCGACCACAGTGCCATTGACCTGTCAGTTCAGCCATCTGGTGAGCAGGAGGTGTCCGGATATCGTCCTTTTGGATCTGGATTCCACAGTGGCTTCCCCAGTGGTTTTCCATCTGGTGTTTCGGGCAGCGGCTCTGCTTCTGGAGATTCTTTCCAGCAACGTGGCGATGTCATCTATGTAACAGATGATGAGATGATTGAAGTGACCATGCCACCACTGGTACGCCACCCTGAGCAGGGTCggggggtggtggaggtgaGTGGAGCAGGAAGTGGGTCAGGCATCCACCATGAATTCAGTGGCACTTTGGAGCAAAGCTTGCTTCTCTCTGGGAGCGGAGCCCCTCATGATAAACCCCTCATTGAAAAACTTTCTGTCACCCTGCCGCCTGGATCTACCATGACCTACTCAGAGTACTTAGCCAGTCTTGGTCAATCTGGACTTGGGGAGGATGAACAGGAAGGCCACACAGTTCATGTTGTGACTCCCGACACAGCCTACACCAGCCCAACCACAGCACCATCAGTGTCATTAGCAACCCCCTCTGTCGTGGAGAAGCCTGAGGTAGTAGAAG CCTCCGCAGACCCTTGTGATCCGAACCCTTGTGGATCAGGATCCTGTTCTGTGCAGGGAGAGCTCGCTGTATGTCAGTGTCCCAACGGCTTCACTGGTGAAGACTGCTCAACAC CGGTGCAGGGCTGTGCTGAGGGCTGGCTTGAGTTCATGGGCAACTGCTACCTTCACTTTGCGGAGAGATACACCTGGTCTGATGCTGAGCAACGCTGTCAGGAGCTCAATGCTCACCTGGTCAGCATCAGCTCCCAGGAGGAGCAGCAGTTTGTCAACT CCAATGGTCAGGATTACCAGTGGATTGGACTCAATGACAAAGATGTGCAGAATGAGTTCCGCTGGACAGACAGAAGTCCTCTG ACCTTTGAGAACTGGAGGCCCAACCAGCCGGATAACTACTTCAACTCTGAGGAGGATTGTGTGGTGATGATCTGGCATGAGGGCGGACAGTGGAATGATGTGCCCTGCAACTACCACCTTCCCTTCACCTGCAAGACTGGACCAG TCATGTGTGGCGCTCCCCCTGAGGTGGAACATGCCCGACCAatgggcagcagcagagagcgcTACCCTGTCAACTCTATAGTCCGCTACCAGTGTGATGCAGGCTACACACAGCGCCACCTGCCGGTCATACGCTGTATGCCAGACGGACAGTGGGGGGAACCACAGGTGGAATGTACAGAAG CCGGCACCAACAGTAACAGGCTACACAAAAGATCCCTCAGGAGGAGAAGTAAAGGGTTCAGCAGCCAACGGGAACAGAGGAAGTTGCTCTGA